Proteins co-encoded in one Fusarium fujikuroi IMI 58289 draft genome, chromosome FFUJ_chr06 genomic window:
- a CDS encoding related to aliphatic nitrilase, which translates to MTVVRVAACHVSPIFLSAKATTSKAISLIKQAAKKKANLVVFPETYISAFPIWSSIRAPTENHDLFRQMAHESIFADGDEIHAIRSIAKQENIMVSVGFSEKARFSSATLYNSNVLIADSGEVLIHHRKLMPTFFEKLTWAPGDGNGLRVADSPYGKIGNLICGENTNPLARYSLMAQGENIHISTWPPIWPTRVAPPGKTLESSEGTSDKPNYDNVTANRTRAAAHCFEAKCFGVLCSGVLGEDAINAVSGGSAYLTEVLQQSQRGATQFLDPTGAPLKGFTIDSQTGEAVATDFLQHDEGILYADLDIENCIEGKQYHDVVGGYQRLDVFDLKVNRTRREPVTFTEDLGKIPSQDWQPVD; encoded by the coding sequence ATGACTGTCGTCAGAGTTGCAGCATGTCATGTTTCTCCCATCTTCCTCTCCGCGAAGGCTACAACCTCAAAAGCAATTAGCTTAATCAAGCAGGCGgcaaagaaaaaagcaaatCTAGTCGTGTTCCCGGAAACATATATCTCGGCGTTTCCAATATGGAGCTCAATACGAGCTCCTACCGAGAACCACGATCTTTTTAGGCAAATGGCACATGAGTCCATCTTTGCCGATGGCGATGAAATTCATGCCATTCGAAGCATCGCCAAACAGGAAAATATCATGGTCAGCGTAGGCTTTTCCGAAAAAGCGCGCTTCAGCAGCGCGACTTTATACAACTCAAATGTCTTGATTGCAGACTCTGGAGAGGTTCTGATTCATCATCGGAAATTAATGCCTACGTTCTTTGAGAAGCTTACTTGGGCACCTGGCGATGGAAACGGCCTGCGCGTTGCAGATTCACCGTACGGAAAAATTGGGAATTTGATTTGCGGAGAGAATACCAACCCTTTGGCTCGGTATAGCCTCATGGCTCAAGGGGAGAACATTCATATCTCGACTTGGCCACCGATCTGGCCAACCCGAGTTGCTCCCCCAGGCAAAACTTTAGAATCTTCTGAGGGGACTTCAGATAAGCCTAACTACGATAACGTTACCGCAAACAGAACAAGGGCAGCTGCTCATTGCTTCGAAGCCAAGTGTTTCGGTGTTCTGTGTTCGGGTGTCCTGGGAGAAGACGCCATTAACGCGGTTTCTGGAGGTTCAGCATACTTAACTGAGGTGCTGCAGCAGTCTCAGCGTGGCGCGACTCAATTTCTTGATCCTACCGGAGCTCCTTTGAAGGGATTCACTATCGACAGTCAGACCGGGGAGGCTGTAGCCACCGACTTTCTGCAGCATGATGAAGGAATTCTTTATGCTGATCTTGATATCGAGAACTGTATTGAAGGGAAGCAGTatcatgatgttgttggaggATATCAGCGCTTGGATGTTTTCGATCTCAAGGTGAACCGTACTCGAAGGGAGCCAGTTACTTTCACTGAAGACCTTGGCAAGATTCCATCTCAAGATTGGCAACCCGTTGACTAA
- a CDS encoding related to GABA transport protein — protein MESVNKPSFEMGNNATVKAAGDVNVSAKAEPDSGRSSTSNYHDKDQLERMGKKQVLRVHRLTAQRNFGFMTILGFSCTILITWEAITVLFAQGLNNGGTAGVIYSFLVVWVGNFSVFATMCELVSMAPTSGGQYHWQVTSSPVAMMAPRSCSKFLSHLTGMLTVGGWQGSVSSSALLTGNMILGMATLNYPDFQPELWQGTLLFWAIFGFAVFINTLVSSVLPKFEGLILILHILGFFAILIPLVTLGPHASASDVFGTFVNNGGWSTNGISFMVGMMGNAFSFVGTDAAFHMSEETVNPSVVVPTSILLSLCINGACGFAMVIAMVFCMGNLDDAMASGPGMLGFPYMYIFKQATNSRAGATVMSAIIVLLAACATVGMLASTSRVFWSFARDRGLPGWRTLSKVSDRTTVPVYSVLCTAVISILLSLINIGSPVAFQNVTSLSISCLYSSYLIAAGLLLYRRLTKGFTLPGSSDLPALANTTGAELVWGPFHLKGAFGIANNIFAMCYLIVVGFFSFWPPMVEPTVDMMNYSVVVTGGLVIFSVIYYFAWARKEYNGPIVE, from the exons ATGGAGAGTGTTAACAAACCCAGCTTTGAGATGGGCAACAATGCCACCGTCAAGGCGGCAGGCGATGTCAATGTCTCGGCAAAGGCAGAGCCAGATTCTGGACGGAGCTCGACGAGCAATTATCATGATAAGGATCAGCTGGAGCGGATGGGGAAGAAGCAGGTCCTCCGG GTGCATCGACTGACAGCTCAGCGCAACTTTGGGTTCATGACGATTCTGGGATTCAGCTGTACTATTCTCATCACCTGGGAAGCCATCACTGTTCTCTTCGCCCAGGGCCTCAACAATGGTGGTACAGCCGGTGTTATTTACAGCTTCCTTGTCGTTTGGGTCGGTAACTTTAGTGTCTTTGCTACCATGTGCGAGCTGGTCTCGATGGCACCTACGTCTGGAGGACAATACCACTGGCAAGTCACATCATCTCC GGTCGCTATGATGGCGCCGCGGTCGTGTTCTAAATTCCTCAGTCACCTCACAGGCATGCTCACGGTCGGCGGATGGCAAGGCTCAGTATCGTCCAGCGCCCTGCTCACGGGAAACATGATCTTGGGAATGGCGACGCTCAATTATCCCGACTTCCAGCCTGAGCTTTGGCAAGGAACATTGCTGTTCTGGGCCATCTTTGGGTTTGCCGTCTTTATCAACACCCTTGTCAGTTCGGTGCTGCCCAAGTTTGAGGGATTGATCTTGATCCTCCACATTCTCGGTTTCTTTGCTATCTTGATCCCCCTTGTTACTCTTGGACCTCATGCGTCTGCGTCGGATGTCTTTGGCACATTCGTTAATAACGGTGGATGGTCGACTAATGGCATCTCGTTCATGGTTGGTATGATGGGTAATGCCTTTTCCTTTGTTGGAACTGATGCCGCTTTCCAC ATGTCCGAAGAAACCGTCAATCCATCCGTCGTCGTCCCCACCtccatccttctcagtctctgCATCAACGGCGCCTGCGGCTTCGCCATGGTCATCGCCATGGTGTTCTGCATGGGCAACCTCGACGACGCGATGGCCTCAGGCCCCGGAATGCTCGGCTTCCCTTACATGTACATCTTCAAGCAGGCGACAAACTCAAGAGCCGGCGCGACCGTCATGTCTGCCATcattgttcttcttgctgccTGCGCCACTGTCGGTATGCTTGCATCGACCTCTCGTGTCTTCTGGTCTTTTGCTCGCGACCGTGGTCTTCCCGGCTGGCGCACCCTGTCAAAGGTCAGCGACCGAACCACCGTCCCTGTGTACTCAGTCCTTTGTACTGCCGTGATTTCCATCCTCTTGTCACTCATTAACATTGGTTCGCCTGTTGCGTTCCAAAATGTCACTTCTCTCTCCATTTCTTGCCTCTACTCCTCGTACCTTATCGCCGCCGGTCTTCTGCTCTACCGTCGCCTCACCAAGGGCTTTACGCTGCCCGGCTCATCTGATCTCCCAGCCTTGGCCAACACCACTGGAGCTGAGCTTGTTTGGGGCCCGTTCCATCTCAAGGGTGCTTTTGGCAtcgccaacaacatcttcgCCATGTGCTACCTCATCGTAGTGGGTTTCTTCAGTTTCTGGCCTCCCATGGTGGAACCTACCGTGGATATGATGAACTACAGTGTCGTGGTCACTGGtggcctcgtcatcttcagtgTCATTTACTATTTCGCATGGGCGCGAAAGGAGTATAACGGACCTATTGTTGAGTAG